From a region of the bacterium genome:
- a CDS encoding HEAT repeat domain-containing protein, which produces DVDDRETAARELQNHPFDATVRATLLDLMGDSDWRVRRAAIEALLTSHRAEVIPEILYALYEETNAGKRNAALDALNRCGREILPFLEPHLQSKNADVRMFLVSIIGDLRDANHLPFIMDCLQDPEQNLVSAAIVALGKIGHPSSIPHLVEMLHHKNLWYQFQAIEASGEMQEEALLPHLIPLLGSPYCRRAVVSALGKFHHPTAYQALLGSLFGGRASVPAEGEQLDRDALGALTEILEAPQPEVLRRKDRSIIARICNKVLTPPQQALFWNEFDAYAGNPAGESPARQKPAIPLLQASKDEDALVRRKALQQMGSDIRIEFRETLMAALADEDARAREYAAAALAAYSSPEVTDALLSSLTDEDVWVRVAIYKSLPVENVSVAEVFKQQLQQENPIGQAAILRCLRNSKEPGNGDLLLSYLNHPDAEIRAAACESLSCFDSDQVRKRLLFFLENDPSWNVRVAAIRSLDQLHPDGYQQKLVERLQQDNDASVRREILNSLQKSEGPDFPDDIFDFLRDPALADSAYQFLVSRTYQKEQILQRAATCAPAVRHIVQKIFE; this is translated from the coding sequence TGATGTGGACGATCGCGAGACGGCGGCGCGGGAACTGCAAAATCATCCATTCGACGCGACCGTTCGAGCTACGCTATTAGATTTGATGGGGGATTCCGATTGGCGCGTGCGTCGCGCCGCGATCGAAGCTTTATTGACCAGCCACCGAGCCGAAGTCATTCCCGAAATTCTTTATGCGCTCTACGAAGAAACTAACGCCGGGAAAAGAAATGCCGCCCTGGATGCGCTGAATCGCTGCGGACGCGAAATCCTGCCTTTTCTAGAGCCTCATTTGCAGTCAAAAAATGCAGACGTGCGGATGTTTCTGGTAAGCATCATTGGCGATTTACGGGACGCGAATCATCTGCCTTTCATTATGGATTGTCTTCAGGATCCGGAACAAAATCTGGTTTCCGCTGCGATTGTAGCCCTCGGCAAAATCGGTCATCCTTCTTCGATTCCTCACCTTGTGGAAATGCTGCACCACAAAAATCTGTGGTATCAATTCCAGGCCATCGAAGCATCAGGTGAAATGCAGGAAGAAGCATTGCTTCCGCATCTTATTCCGCTGCTGGGATCGCCTTATTGCAGGAGAGCAGTCGTGTCGGCCCTGGGGAAATTCCATCATCCAACCGCGTACCAGGCACTTCTTGGATCACTCTTTGGAGGGCGGGCCTCCGTGCCCGCCGAAGGAGAACAGCTGGATCGTGACGCTCTTGGGGCCCTCACCGAAATTCTGGAGGCTCCACAACCTGAAGTTCTGCGCCGTAAAGACCGGTCGATCATCGCCAGGATCTGCAACAAAGTTTTAACTCCACCGCAGCAAGCGCTGTTCTGGAATGAGTTCGATGCGTACGCAGGAAACCCCGCGGGCGAGTCGCCCGCACGACAAAAGCCAGCAATTCCGCTTTTACAGGCGAGCAAAGATGAAGATGCTCTGGTGCGTCGCAAAGCGCTTCAACAGATGGGAAGCGACATCCGGATCGAATTTCGAGAAACCTTAATGGCAGCGCTTGCTGATGAAGATGCCCGGGCCCGCGAATATGCCGCCGCTGCTCTCGCCGCATACTCCTCCCCTGAAGTCACGGATGCTTTGTTATCCAGCTTGACCGATGAGGATGTGTGGGTGCGCGTTGCCATCTACAAAAGTCTCCCGGTGGAGAATGTAAGTGTGGCTGAGGTTTTCAAACAACAGCTTCAACAGGAGAATCCGATCGGCCAGGCCGCAATCCTCCGATGTCTCAGGAATTCAAAAGAGCCGGGGAACGGCGACCTTTTGCTGTCTTACTTGAATCATCCGGACGCGGAAATTCGCGCGGCCGCGTGCGAGTCGCTCTCCTGCTTTGATTCGGATCAAGTTCGAAAACGCCTTCTCTTTTTCTTGGAAAATGATCCTTCCTGGAATGTTCGTGTTGCTGCAATTCGCTCACTGGATCAACTTCATCCCGACGGTTATCAACAGAAACTCGTGGAAAGGCTTCAACAGGACAATGACGCAAGTGTGCGAAGGGAGATTTTGAATTCGCTTCAAAAATCTGAAGGACCCGATTTTCCCGATGATATTTTTGACTTCTTGCGCGACCCTGCGCTCGCCGATAGCGCTTATCAGTTTTTGGTTTCCCGTACTTATCAGAAAGAGCAAATCCTTCAACGCGCAGCAACCTGCGCTCCCGCCGTGCGACATATTGTTCAAAAAATTTTTGAGTAA
- a CDS encoding protein-glutamate O-methyltransferase CheR, translating into MGLETNHFPLDDNTYRQLTDLIHNCSGLRFDPSAKFMIQRRLEPRLLSLQLDSFEKYYYYLRYDPNRETEMDVIFDLITTHETYFFREEPQLLAFTNEIIPQLMEARKQFRTIRIWCAGCSSGEEPYTVAILCRQLPELQNWNVEIFASDISQKMIHAARRGIYGENSFRSTKNLVKCVYFDKTNENQYRIHDEIKQMVTFMKLNLLDDRRVGVFGEMDVIFCRNVIIYFDREAKKKIVENFFHKLRQGGYLLLGHSESLLNLTTSFKLRHLTNDMVYQK; encoded by the coding sequence ATGGGCTTAGAAACGAATCATTTTCCGCTCGACGACAACACGTACAGGCAACTCACGGACCTGATCCACAATTGCAGCGGATTACGGTTTGACCCATCCGCAAAATTTATGATCCAGAGGCGGCTCGAACCACGCCTGCTGTCTCTTCAGCTCGATTCGTTTGAAAAATATTACTACTACCTGCGTTATGATCCGAATCGCGAAACCGAAATGGACGTCATCTTCGATTTGATCACAACCCACGAAACTTACTTTTTTCGCGAAGAACCTCAGCTCCTTGCCTTCACAAACGAAATCATTCCGCAATTGATGGAGGCACGAAAGCAGTTCCGTACCATCCGCATCTGGTGCGCAGGCTGCTCTTCTGGTGAAGAGCCCTATACCGTTGCCATTCTTTGCCGGCAACTCCCGGAACTGCAAAACTGGAATGTGGAAATTTTCGCAAGTGACATTTCACAAAAGATGATTCATGCAGCACGGCGGGGAATCTATGGAGAAAACTCCTTTCGCTCCACGAAAAATCTGGTCAAATGTGTCTACTTTGACAAAACAAATGAGAACCAGTATCGAATTCATGATGAAATCAAACAGATGGTAACTTTCATGAAACTGAATCTGCTCGATGACAGGCGGGTCGGTGTTTTCGGTGAAATGGATGTGATCTTCTGCCGGAATGTAATCATTTATTTTGACAGGGAAGCCAAAAAGAAAATCGTTGAAAACTTTTTTCACAAACTCCGGCAAGGTGGCTACCTCCTTCTCGGCCATTCTGAGTCGTTATTGAACTTGACCACCAGTTTCAAACTGCGGCATTTAACAAATGACATGGTGTATCAAAAATGA
- a CDS encoding chemotaxis response regulator protein-glutamate methylesterase produces MIRILVVDDSAFSRKVITKILENIPDVQIVDTATDGQDALKKVLRLRPDLITLDLEMPNMDGFTFLRWVMSTIPTPVIVVSAQEADESVFKAMDLGALDFVVKPTPHPSIELEDIKADLIEKVLAVPLFQERKTREKMEMEAQRMRETLLKGVPLQKPSAIVIASSTGGPSAIQSILRDLPATFDVPILVAQHMPRTFTALFAERLNKHTGLRVTEAVDAEMLESHHVYIAPGGSHMLVRKKGNGFRIEISPRLPGARYHPSADLLFESLANEAGAKTIGAVLTGMGDDGCQGLARIKAKGGITIAESERTAIIFGMPQEAIRAGIVDFVLPLREIPMAFKTLCKL; encoded by the coding sequence ATGATCCGGATACTTGTAGTGGACGATTCAGCCTTCAGCAGAAAGGTGATCACAAAAATTCTTGAAAACATTCCGGATGTCCAAATCGTGGATACGGCCACAGACGGCCAGGACGCTTTAAAAAAAGTTTTAAGGCTCCGGCCCGATCTGATCACTCTCGATTTGGAAATGCCCAACATGGATGGGTTTACTTTCTTGCGGTGGGTAATGTCTACGATCCCCACGCCGGTGATTGTTGTATCCGCCCAGGAGGCAGATGAAAGTGTTTTCAAGGCAATGGATCTCGGAGCGCTCGATTTTGTTGTAAAACCCACGCCTCATCCCTCCATCGAATTGGAAGACATCAAAGCTGACCTGATTGAAAAAGTGCTTGCGGTTCCTTTGTTCCAGGAAAGGAAGACAAGAGAAAAAATGGAGATGGAAGCGCAACGCATGCGAGAAACGTTGCTGAAGGGAGTGCCTCTCCAAAAACCATCTGCAATAGTGATTGCGTCTTCTACCGGCGGACCGTCCGCAATTCAATCGATTCTTCGCGATTTACCTGCGACATTCGACGTTCCGATCCTGGTTGCGCAACATATGCCACGCACGTTCACGGCTCTGTTTGCGGAACGCCTGAACAAACATACCGGTTTGCGCGTGACAGAGGCGGTAGATGCTGAAATGCTGGAATCACACCATGTTTACATAGCTCCCGGCGGAAGTCACATGCTGGTTCGAAAAAAAGGGAATGGTTTCCGCATCGAGATCAGCCCGAGACTACCAGGGGCGCGTTATCATCCTTCCGCGGATCTGCTGTTTGAATCGCTTGCGAATGAGGCGGGGGCAAAAACAATCGGCGCAGTTCTCACGGGAATGGGCGATGACGGATGCCAGGGATTGGCGCGCATCAAAGCGAAAGGTGGTATCACGATCGCGGAAAGCGAACGAACCGCAATCATTTTCGGTATGCCGCAGGAAGCGATCCGCGCGGGCATTGTTGATTTTGTGCTACCTTTGCGGGAAATACCAATGGCATTCAAAACCCTGTGTAAATTATGA
- a CDS encoding amidohydrolase gives MKADLLLTNGPVYSGVHAKPFRYLAISGNRIVGTGRGSGKSFIGRKTTVIDLRGKSITPGIIDSHLHLLDYAWSLDRINLEPCRTAQEVVAVLRASSGRKVVRASRLHSCADETSALLCGGWIRGRGWNREQFDGFPHKRILDEIFPDRPVALNSRDGHFLWANTAALQRAGLSEDAEVSGGYIGTDASGELDGIFGENAVGLVLASVPKPDAESRRRSLLEAQWRLHERGIVGLHSTDGNQAFGDLQDLQAESKLKLRVFHSIPLSQLDEAVKVQLKSGLGDNWFRFGFVKIFSDGTLGSHSAAMLEPFQETETVGMDTITQAELSEKIHLALSNGIAVAVHAIGDRANRQTLNAFEKNAAFLNVPSARSRIEHAQLIHPDDIPRFAKIGIIASMQPHHAISDYELAKRYWGKRSETSYAWRSLRDAGATLIFGSDAPIENPDPLEGLSAAVHRSNWENRAQTITPLQAIASYTIQPAAASGEFQERGSLETGKLADFVLFSEDPIQSEFKNCKVVGTVIDGKFVYKDFE, from the coding sequence ATGAAAGCGGATTTATTACTGACAAACGGTCCGGTTTATTCCGGAGTTCATGCGAAACCATTTCGCTATCTTGCCATATCGGGTAATCGTATTGTCGGAACAGGGCGCGGCAGTGGCAAAAGTTTCATCGGCCGGAAAACAACGGTCATCGATCTGCGTGGGAAGTCCATAACACCAGGAATCATTGATTCCCATTTGCATTTACTGGATTATGCGTGGAGCCTGGATCGCATCAATCTGGAGCCATGCCGCACAGCGCAGGAAGTTGTAGCCGTGCTGCGAGCATCCAGCGGAAGAAAAGTGGTGCGGGCGTCCCGCCTGCACAGCTGCGCAGACGAGACGTCCGCGCTACTTTGCGGCGGTTGGATTCGAGGTAGAGGATGGAACAGGGAGCAGTTTGATGGCTTTCCACATAAAAGAATTCTGGATGAAATTTTCCCGGATCGACCCGTGGCGCTTAACAGCCGGGACGGTCATTTCCTGTGGGCAAATACGGCGGCTCTGCAACGCGCCGGTTTAAGCGAAGACGCTGAAGTTTCAGGTGGATACATCGGCACAGACGCAAGCGGCGAACTGGATGGCATTTTTGGTGAAAATGCAGTTGGGCTGGTGCTTGCAAGCGTTCCGAAACCAGATGCTGAATCGCGCAGACGTTCATTGCTGGAAGCGCAATGGCGATTGCATGAGCGCGGCATTGTAGGACTTCACAGCACAGATGGAAATCAAGCTTTTGGTGACTTGCAAGATCTCCAGGCGGAATCAAAGCTGAAATTGCGCGTCTTTCACTCGATTCCCCTGAGTCAGCTGGACGAAGCGGTAAAAGTACAATTGAAAAGCGGTCTTGGAGACAATTGGTTTCGTTTTGGTTTTGTGAAAATCTTCAGCGATGGAACGCTCGGCTCACACAGCGCCGCGATGCTCGAGCCATTTCAGGAAACCGAAACCGTGGGCATGGATACGATCACTCAGGCGGAGCTGTCGGAAAAAATCCATCTGGCTTTGTCGAACGGAATTGCGGTTGCTGTTCATGCGATCGGCGATCGCGCGAACCGTCAAACATTGAATGCGTTTGAAAAGAATGCGGCTTTCCTGAACGTGCCTTCGGCTCGTTCGCGAATCGAGCATGCTCAGCTTATCCATCCGGATGACATACCACGTTTTGCGAAAATCGGAATCATCGCATCCATGCAGCCTCACCATGCGATTTCCGATTATGAGCTGGCAAAAAGATACTGGGGAAAACGATCCGAAACCTCTTATGCGTGGCGATCCCTGCGCGACGCAGGAGCAACCCTGATTTTCGGTTCGGATGCGCCGATTGAAAATCCGGACCCGCTGGAAGGTCTGAGCGCTGCGGTTCACCGTTCCAACTGGGAGAATCGCGCGCAAACCATCACTCCCTTACAGGCGATTGCTTCCTATACAATACAACCCGCTGCAGCCTCCGGCGAATTTCAGGAACGGGGAAGTCTGGAAACTGGCAAACTCGCGGATTTCGTCTTATTTTCAGAAGACCCGATCCAGAGTGAATTCAAAAATTGTAAAGTTGTGGGCACAGTCATCGATGGAAAATTCGTCTACAAAGACTTTGAATAA
- a CDS encoding HAD-IA family hydrolase, with amino-acid sequence MNKFKGIFFDAGNTLLSVYPSVGSIYAEAAGVFGLNVTHDAIEKSFKELWTLTAPLVSNEGHRLTYEKERDWWKYLVREVFREHLHLMDFDQFFDYLYRRFAETDCWRLYEEVPVVLQELRHRGLKLAIVSNWDSRLPSLCDQLGISRYFETMVISAIVGYEKPHPTIFQIALEQTGLSPEEVIYIGDDPYLDYQAARKIGIHSLHLDRYNRFPDHPDRIVSLAELMDHL; translated from the coding sequence TTGAATAAATTCAAAGGAATCTTTTTTGATGCAGGCAATACTCTGCTTTCCGTCTATCCTTCTGTTGGCAGCATTTACGCGGAGGCGGCCGGAGTTTTTGGATTGAACGTCACTCATGATGCGATTGAAAAATCATTCAAGGAACTCTGGACGCTGACAGCGCCTCTCGTTTCCAATGAAGGACACAGGCTGACATATGAAAAGGAACGGGACTGGTGGAAGTATCTTGTTCGTGAAGTTTTTCGCGAACATCTTCACCTAATGGATTTCGATCAGTTCTTCGATTACCTCTATCGCCGTTTTGCAGAGACAGATTGCTGGCGTCTCTATGAAGAAGTACCGGTTGTGCTGCAGGAACTGAGACATCGTGGTCTGAAACTCGCAATCGTTTCCAACTGGGATTCGCGCCTTCCGTCCCTATGTGATCAACTGGGAATCTCCCGCTATTTCGAAACCATGGTCATCTCCGCTATCGTCGGATACGAAAAACCGCATCCAACCATTTTTCAGATTGCCCTGGAGCAAACAGGGTTATCGCCTGAGGAGGTGATCTATATCGGTGATGATCCTTACCTGGACTACCAGGCCGCGCGAAAAATCGGAATCCATTCACTGCATCTCGACCGCTACAATCGCTTTCCCGATCATCCCGACCGGATTGTTTCGCTTGCTGAGTTGATGGATCATTTGTAA